The following are from one region of the Fibrobacterota bacterium genome:
- a CDS encoding STAS domain-containing protein, with protein sequence MRANGKWTVLDISGHIKGSEVSHFRAAIQRAISEKKLFLVANMADVGFIDSSGVGMLITCHQDLKAAGGRLVLMRLSDDIYDLFEMTSIDRLFEIVDNEEELASR encoded by the coding sequence ATGCGTGCCAACGGCAAATGGACCGTGCTCGACATCAGCGGGCACATCAAGGGCAGTGAAGTGTCCCATTTCCGCGCAGCCATCCAGCGGGCCATTTCGGAAAAGAAGCTCTTTCTGGTCGCGAACATGGCGGATGTGGGTTTCATAGATAGCTCGGGCGTGGGCATGCTTATCACCTGCCACCAAGATCTCAAGGCCGCTGGTGGACGCTTGGTGCTAATGCGCCTTTCGGACGATATCTATGATCTCTTCGAGATGACGTCCATCGATCGGCTCTTCGAAATCGTCGATAATGAAGAAGAACTCGCCTCACGTTGA
- the flgM gene encoding flagellar biosynthesis anti-sigma factor FlgM yields the protein MKIDRISQIFGMDLQKVSGSGKGPEKAEKTTKSDSVSLSKQAKELSSSSTESIARHVDALPDIRADKVQDAKEKIASGYFNTPQFDEELASRLMKDFGF from the coding sequence ATGAAAATCGATAGAATCTCCCAGATATTCGGAATGGACCTGCAGAAGGTCTCCGGGTCGGGAAAAGGCCCGGAGAAGGCGGAAAAGACTACCAAGTCGGATTCCGTGTCCCTCTCCAAGCAGGCCAAGGAGCTTTCCAGCTCCTCTACCGAATCCATCGCCCGCCACGTCGACGCGCTTCCCGACATCCGCGCGGACAAGGTGCAGGATGCCAAGGAGAAGATTGCTTCCGGGTATTTCAATACTCCCCAGTTCGATGAAGAACTCGCGAGCCGGTTGATGAAGGACTTCGGGTTCTAA